The following are from one region of the Escherichia sp. E4742 genome:
- a CDS encoding DUF986 family protein has translation MTITDLVLILFIAALLAFAIYDQFIMPRRNGPTLLAIPLLRRGRIDSVIFVGLIVILIYNNVTNHGALITTWLLSALALMGFYIFWIRVPKIIFKQKGFFFANVWIEYSRIKAMNLSEDGVLVMQLEQRRLLIRVRNIDDLEKIYKLLVSTQ, from the coding sequence ATGACAATCACGGACCTGGTACTGATTCTTTTCATCGCCGCACTCCTGGCCTTCGCGATCTACGATCAGTTCATCATGCCCCGCCGCAACGGCCCCACCCTGCTGGCAATTCCTTTGCTCCGGCGTGGTCGCATCGATAGCGTTATCTTCGTCGGATTGATTGTCATTCTTATCTATAACAACGTCACGAATCATGGCGCGCTAATAACGACATGGTTATTAAGTGCACTGGCTCTGATGGGTTTTTATATATTCTGGATCCGCGTTCCGAAGATCATCTTTAAACAGAAAGGTTTTTTCTTCGCCAATGTCTGGATTGAATATAGCCGAATCAAAGCGATGAACTTATCGGAAGATGGTGTCCTGGTTATGCAATTAGAACAGCGTCGGTTGTTAATCCGCGTTCGAAATATCGACGATCTGGAAAAAATTTATAAACTTCTTGTTTCGACTCAATAG
- a CDS encoding DUF2627 domain-containing protein, protein MCGIFSKEVLSKHVVVEYRFSAESYISASSSNVSVLSL, encoded by the coding sequence ATGTGTGGCATTTTCAGTAAAGAAGTCCTGAGTAAACACGTTGTCGTTGAATACCGCTTCTCTGCCGAATCTTATATTAGTGCCTCAAGCAGTAATGTGTCAGTTTTATCTCTGTAA
- the manZ gene encoding PTS mannose transporter subunit IID — MVDTTQTTTEKKLTKSDIRGVFLRSNLFQGSWNFERMQALGFCFSMVPAIRRLYPENNDARKQAIKRHLEFFNTQPFVAAPILGVTLALEEQRANGAEIDDGAINGIKVGLMGPLAGVGDPIFWGTVRPVFAALGAGIAMSGSLLGPLLFFILFNLVRLATRYYGVAYGYSKGIDIVKDMGGGFLQKLTEGASILGLFVMGALVNKWTHVNIPLVVSTITGQDGQTRVTTVQTILDQLMPGLVPLLLTFACMWLLRKKVNPLWIIVGFFVIGIAGYACGLLGL, encoded by the coding sequence ATGGTTGATACAACTCAAACTACCACTGAGAAAAAACTCACTAAGAGTGATATTCGTGGCGTCTTCCTGCGTTCTAACCTCTTCCAGGGTTCATGGAACTTCGAGCGTATGCAGGCGCTGGGCTTCTGCTTCTCTATGGTGCCGGCGATTCGTCGCCTCTACCCAGAAAACAACGATGCCCGTAAACAGGCGATTAAACGTCACCTCGAATTCTTTAACACCCAACCGTTCGTGGCGGCGCCAATTCTGGGCGTAACCCTGGCGCTGGAAGAACAGCGTGCTAACGGTGCAGAGATCGACGATGGCGCAATCAACGGTATCAAAGTAGGTCTGATGGGTCCGCTGGCAGGTGTAGGCGACCCAATCTTCTGGGGTACGGTACGTCCGGTATTCGCAGCGCTGGGCGCCGGTATCGCGATGAGCGGCAGCCTGTTAGGTCCGTTGCTGTTCTTTATCCTGTTTAACCTGGTACGTCTGGCAACGCGTTACTACGGCGTAGCATATGGTTACTCCAAGGGCATCGATATCGTTAAAGATATGGGCGGCGGCTTCCTGCAAAAACTGACGGAAGGGGCGTCTATTCTCGGCCTGTTTGTCATGGGGGCATTGGTTAACAAGTGGACGCATGTCAACATCCCGCTGGTGGTTTCGACCATTACCGGGCAGGATGGACAGACCCGTGTCACCACAGTGCAAACCATTCTTGACCAGTTAATGCCAGGCCTGGTACCACTGCTGCTGACCTTTGCTTGTATGTGGCTGCTGCGCAAAAAAGTGAACCCGCTGTGGATCATCGTTGGCTTCTTCGTCATTGGTATCGCTGGTTACGCTTGCGGCCTGCTGGGACTGTAA
- the mntP gene encoding manganese efflux pump MntP, giving the protein MNITATVLLAFGMSMDAFAASIGKGATLHKPKFSEALRTGLIFGAVETLTPLIGWGMGMLASRFVLEWNHWIAFVLLIFLGGRMIIEGFRGADDEDEEPRRRHGFWLLVTTAIATSLDAMAVGVGLAFLQVNIIATALAIGCATLIMSTLGMMVGRFIGSIIGKKAEILGGLVLIGIGVQILWTHYHG; this is encoded by the coding sequence ATGAATATCACTGCTACTGTTCTTCTTGCGTTTGGTATGTCGATGGATGCATTTGCTGCATCAATCGGTAAAGGCGCCACCCTCCATAAACCGAAATTTTCTGAAGCGTTGCGAACCGGCCTTATTTTTGGTGCCGTCGAAACCCTGACGCCGCTGATCGGCTGGGGTATGGGCATGTTAGCCAGCCGCTTTGTCCTCGAATGGAACCACTGGATTGCGTTTGTGCTGCTGATATTCCTCGGCGGTCGAATGATTATTGAGGGTTTTCGTGGCGCAGATGATGAAGATGAAGAACCGCGCCGTCGACACGGTTTCTGGCTACTGGTAACCACCGCGATTGCCACCAGCCTGGATGCCATGGCTGTGGGTGTTGGTCTTGCCTTCCTGCAGGTCAACATTATCGCGACCGCATTGGCCATTGGTTGTGCAACCTTGATTATGTCGACATTAGGGATGATGGTTGGTCGCTTTATCGGCTCAATTATTGGGAAAAAAGCGGAAATTCTCGGCGGGCTGGTACTGATCGGCATCGGCGTCCAGATCCTCTGGACGCACTACCACGGTTAA
- the cspE gene encoding transcription antiterminator/RNA stability regulator CspE, translated as MAKIKGQVKWFNESKGFGFITPADGSKDVFVHFSAIQGNGFKTLAEGQNVEFEIQDGQKGPAAVNVTAI; from the coding sequence ATGGCAAAGATTAAAGGTCAGGTTAAGTGGTTCAACGAGTCTAAAGGTTTTGGCTTCATTACTCCGGCTGATGGTAGCAAAGATGTGTTCGTACACTTCTCCGCTATCCAGGGTAATGGCTTCAAAACTCTGGCCGAAGGCCAGAACGTTGAGTTCGAAATTCAGGACGGCCAGAAAGGTCCGGCAGCTGTTAACGTAACCGCTATCTGA
- the rlmA gene encoding 23S rRNA (guanine(745)-N(1))-methyltransferase, whose translation MSFSCPLCHQPLSLEKNSYICPQRHQFDMAKEGYINLLPVQYKRSRDPGDSAEMMQARRAFLDAGHYQPLRDAIVAQLRGCLNEHATAVLDIGCGEGYYTHAFADALPVVTTFGLDVSKVAIKAAAKRYKQVTFCVASSHRLPFADASMDAIIRIYAPCKAEELARVVKPGGWVITVTPGPRHLMELKGLIYDEVLLHAPHTEQLEGFALQQSDELRYPMRLRGDEAVALLQMTPFAWRAKPDVWQTLAAKEVFDCQTDFNIHLWQRTN comes from the coding sequence ATGTCGTTTTCCTGTCCACTTTGCCACCAGCCTCTATCTCTTGAAAAAAATAGCTATATCTGTCCGCAGCGGCATCAATTTGATATGGCGAAAGAGGGATATATCAATCTGCTGCCCGTTCAATATAAGCGATCCCGCGATCCGGGAGACAGCGCGGAAATGATGCAGGCGCGACGTGCGTTTTTAGATGCCGGTCATTACCAGCCGCTTCGTGATGCGATAGTCGCTCAATTGCGTGGATGTCTTAATGAGCACGCAACAGCGGTACTGGATATTGGCTGTGGGGAAGGGTATTACACTCATGCTTTTGCCGATGCCTTGCCAGTAGTGACAACCTTTGGTCTTGATGTCTCTAAGGTCGCAATTAAAGCTGCGGCGAAACGCTATAAGCAGGTTACCTTTTGTGTCGCTTCCAGCCACCGTCTGCCTTTTGCCGATGCCAGTATGGATGCCATTATTCGCATCTACGCGCCATGCAAAGCAGAAGAGTTAGCGCGTGTCGTCAAACCGGGAGGGTGGGTAATTACCGTTACTCCAGGGCCACGACATTTAATGGAGTTGAAAGGGCTGATTTACGACGAAGTACTTCTGCATGCCCCCCATACTGAACAACTGGAAGGTTTTGCATTACAGCAGAGCGATGAACTGCGGTATCCGATGCGTCTTCGCGGCGATGAAGCTGTTGCATTGTTGCAGATGACGCCGTTTGCCTGGCGTGCGAAGCCTGATGTCTGGCAAACGTTGGCGGCAAAAGAAGTATTCGACTGCCAGACGGATTTTAATATTCACCTCTGGCAGCGAACAAATTAA